The Methylomusa anaerophila genome has a segment encoding these proteins:
- the cobA gene encoding uroporphyrinogen-III C-methyltransferase, giving the protein MVYLVGAGPGDYGLISVKALEYIRQADTIVYDRLADNKLINQARPDAELIYVGKAASDHTMRQEDINQLLVDKAQENKTVVRLKGGDPFVFGRGGEEALKLKENGVPFEIVPGITSAVAVPAYAGIPVTHRGIATSFAVITGHEDPAKPESTIQWSKLATAVDTLVFLMGVENLSHITSQLMDHGRSADTPAAVIRWGTKPEQSVLVTTVGKAAEDVAKAGLKPPAIFIVGHVVALREQLAWFDTKPLFGKKVLVTRAREQASLLTAELAMLGADCIEAPAIKIVPPESFAALDKAIGQLADYQWLIFTSANGVEYFFQRLSVAKLDARVLGGCKIAAIGIQTGARLREHGITADVIPGEFRAEGIIEVLQPVIAAGTRILIPRAAVARDILPEKLKATGATVDVVPAYRTVAGDTDGQELAGKLAAGEIDLVTFTSSSTVTNLLGLLGPAGPSLLGKTKTACIGPITAETCLAHDIKPAVIAEEYTIKGLVESIKGLYLNEVSNS; this is encoded by the coding sequence ATGGTCTATCTGGTGGGAGCCGGTCCCGGTGACTACGGTCTCATCAGTGTAAAAGCTTTGGAATACATACGACAGGCCGATACTATCGTATATGACCGCTTGGCTGACAATAAGCTTATTAACCAGGCCCGGCCTGACGCTGAGTTGATTTATGTCGGCAAAGCCGCCAGCGATCATACCATGCGGCAGGAGGACATCAACCAGCTTTTGGTCGATAAGGCCCAAGAGAACAAAACCGTGGTTCGTCTCAAAGGGGGCGATCCCTTTGTATTCGGACGGGGCGGCGAAGAAGCGTTGAAATTGAAGGAAAACGGGGTTCCCTTTGAGATCGTTCCGGGTATTACCTCGGCCGTTGCTGTGCCTGCTTATGCCGGTATCCCGGTTACTCACAGAGGGATAGCCACTTCTTTCGCCGTAATCACCGGCCATGAAGATCCGGCAAAGCCGGAGTCCACCATTCAATGGAGTAAACTGGCGACTGCGGTAGACACCTTGGTATTTCTAATGGGAGTGGAAAACCTGTCCCATATTACTAGTCAGCTTATGGATCACGGGCGTTCTGCCGATACGCCCGCGGCTGTAATCCGCTGGGGTACCAAACCTGAACAGTCGGTACTTGTCACCACTGTCGGCAAGGCTGCCGAAGATGTAGCCAAAGCGGGCTTAAAACCGCCGGCGATTTTCATCGTTGGTCATGTGGTGGCGCTGCGGGAGCAACTGGCCTGGTTTGACACCAAGCCATTGTTCGGCAAAAAAGTACTGGTTACCCGGGCCAGGGAACAAGCCAGCCTGCTGACGGCTGAGCTTGCCATGCTGGGGGCTGATTGCATCGAAGCGCCGGCAATAAAAATTGTACCGCCGGAAAGTTTTGCAGCTTTGGATAAAGCCATTGGACAACTGGCCGACTATCAGTGGCTGATATTCACCAGTGCCAATGGGGTTGAATATTTCTTTCAGCGTCTGAGCGTTGCCAAACTGGACGCCAGGGTATTGGGCGGATGTAAAATTGCCGCTATCGGGATCCAAACCGGCGCCAGACTCAGGGAGCATGGCATTACCGCTGATGTCATTCCCGGTGAATTCCGGGCCGAGGGCATCATCGAAGTTCTTCAGCCGGTGATTGCCGCCGGTACCAGGATACTTATCCCGCGGGCTGCAGTTGCCCGGGACATACTGCCGGAGAAACTGAAAGCAACGGGCGCAACGGTGGATGTTGTACCTGCTTACCGTACAGTTGCCGGTGACACTGACGGCCAGGAATTGGCGGGGAAATTGGCTGCCGGGGAAATTGACCTGGTTACATTTACCAGTTCTTCCACAGTCACCAACCTGTTAGGTCTGTTGGGACCGGCAGGCCCGTCACTACTCGGCAAAACCAAAACAGCCTGCATCGGGCCCATCACCGCCGAGACCTGCCTGGCCCATGATATTAAACCTGCTGTTATTGCCGAGGAATACACTATTAAAGGACTGGTGGAGTCGATTAAAGGGCTGTATCTTAATGAGGTAAGTAATTCTTAA
- a CDS encoding precorrin-2 dehydrogenase/sirohydrochlorin ferrochelatase family protein, with protein MNVKLQGRCCAVIGGGNVAERKTLSLLAAGAKVTVVSPALTEKLAGLARAGHITWIAREYTAGDVQNCFVVICATGDPAVNSQAAKEAREGGSLVNVADNPGLSDFHVPSAITRGDLMLTVSTAGKSPAMARRLKEELGGRYGPEYGRYLEIVAKVRREMKEQLPTSQDREQFWRDTFDENVLTLLRLGKMDEAEERIQNAVSSTGIKP; from the coding sequence ATGAATGTGAAACTTCAAGGACGCTGCTGCGCCGTTATCGGCGGGGGGAATGTGGCTGAACGGAAGACATTGTCCCTATTGGCAGCAGGCGCGAAAGTTACGGTTGTAAGTCCGGCGCTGACAGAGAAACTCGCCGGCTTGGCGCGGGCGGGGCATATTACCTGGATAGCCAGGGAGTATACAGCAGGGGATGTGCAAAACTGTTTCGTTGTTATCTGTGCGACCGGTGATCCGGCTGTAAACAGCCAGGCTGCGAAGGAAGCCCGCGAGGGTGGTTCACTGGTCAATGTGGCGGACAATCCTGGCCTGTCGGATTTTCATGTGCCTTCGGCCATAACCCGGGGTGATCTCATGCTTACTGTTTCCACCGCCGGTAAGAGTCCGGCCATGGCCCGGCGACTTAAGGAAGAACTTGGCGGCCGTTATGGACCGGAATATGGCAGATATCTGGAAATTGTCGCCAAAGTGCGGCGGGAGATGAAAGAGCAACTGCCTACATCCCAAGACCGGGAACAATTCTGGCGGGACACTTTTGATGAAAATGTACTGACTTTGCTCCGCTTGGGCAAGATGGATGAAGCTGAGGAGAGAATACAAAATGCAGTTAGTAGTACTGGGATTAAACCATAG
- the hemC gene encoding hydroxymethylbilane synthase: MTKKKLVIGTRGSKLALWQARHVADCLRECCPEVVIELKNMVTTGDKILDVPLAKIGGKGLFTKELENAMLSGGIDLAVHSLKDMPTELPAGLILAAITERVDPGDALISPRYKTLANLPAGARVGTSSLRRKAQLLKKRPDLTIIDLRGNLDTRLRKLTTENLDAIVLAVAGLNRLGWSEQITEILSMDDCLPAVGQGALAIEARKDDQETMAMLEFLNHPPTRLAVAAERAFLKEVEGGCQVPIGVYGIVLPSGNEVRLKAVILSLDGKEGVADSITGPSREAAALGCTLARRMLAAGGREILDKLFQST, encoded by the coding sequence TTGACAAAGAAAAAGCTTGTCATCGGTACGCGCGGCAGTAAGCTGGCTTTGTGGCAGGCCCGTCATGTGGCCGATTGCCTGCGGGAATGCTGTCCCGAAGTGGTGATAGAACTTAAAAATATGGTGACAACAGGGGATAAAATATTGGATGTGCCCCTTGCCAAGATTGGCGGCAAAGGTCTGTTCACCAAAGAACTGGAGAACGCTATGCTGAGCGGCGGGATTGATCTTGCCGTCCATAGCCTGAAGGACATGCCTACCGAGTTGCCGGCAGGACTTATTTTGGCGGCAATTACCGAACGGGTTGATCCGGGGGATGCCTTGATCAGTCCGCGTTATAAAACCCTGGCCAATCTGCCGGCCGGGGCCAGGGTCGGCACGTCAAGCCTGAGGCGCAAGGCGCAGCTCTTGAAAAAACGGCCTGATTTAACCATAATTGATTTACGAGGCAATCTGGATACCCGTTTAAGGAAACTGACCACTGAAAACCTGGACGCTATCGTGCTGGCTGTTGCCGGACTCAATCGCCTGGGCTGGTCGGAACAGATCACGGAGATTTTGTCCATGGATGATTGCCTGCCGGCGGTCGGCCAAGGCGCATTGGCTATTGAAGCCCGGAAAGATGATCAGGAAACCATGGCCATGCTGGAGTTTTTGAATCACCCGCCCACTCGTTTGGCGGTAGCGGCGGAGAGAGCATTTCTTAAAGAAGTGGAAGGCGGCTGCCAGGTACCGATTGGAGTATATGGCATTGTCTTGCCGTCCGGCAACGAAGTAAGGCTAAAAGCCGTCATTCTTTCCCTTGACGGCAAAGAGGGGGTAGCAGATTCCATTACCGGGCCAAGCCGGGAAGCGGCAGCTCTGGGTTGTACCCTTGCGCGGAGAATGCTTGCCGCTGGCGGTCGGGAGATACTGGACAAACTTTTCCAGTCAACTTAA
- a CDS encoding cell division FtsA domain-containing protein, with amino-acid sequence MENRLLFALDIGTRSVVGLIGEQAGNSIKLLAFDREEHHTRAMLDGQIHDVREVAEVLGNVKSRLEDRVGPLKKVAVAAAGRALCTLQVTSEMDTSTRGTLTPEDERSLELAAIQLAQQQLATSNAVIDPASYYCVGYSVVSFTLDDIRLKSLVGQRGKLATIEAIATFLPRQVINSLQSAIEAVDLEMDTMTLEPIAAINVLIPATMRHLNLALVDVGAGTSDVAITRNGSVVGYGMVPFAGDEITEAISQKYLLDFNVSETLKRQLSGKNKKVSFTDVLGVSHKLPAKDIVDSITQRIGELAQAIATEILTLNSTSPQAVLLVGGGALTPLLPEALSQALDVPAAKVAIRRPDSINDIIDIPAELCTPDAVTPLGILKLAGGDTLNFVNVTVNDRTLRLFNLSLLTVSDALLSAGIDIKALRGRPGMGITVTVNGQTQFIPGSYGKPGQVLLNGEEAKLADPLHDTDVILVTPGTNGASPAPVLNKIAPIPEPLVITLNGKSYSLPPAITVNGKSAAADTILADRDQVIINQSSTLAEVLSHLGLSTEPAQFSYSVNRTERNFSVRPKYAINGHTVNLSSKVANNDSLDYIPLPTPTIGEVLELAAAETDESITVAVNGAGCQVPVRRHSVQVNGKPASLTHPAPNGCVIDYNSISNFHPIVSDALLAADFNPRTLSPSSRVAILLNGHPTEYTAVIKNGDSITIQVSNPK; translated from the coding sequence ATGGAAAACAGATTACTCTTTGCGTTGGATATTGGCACCCGAAGCGTTGTCGGATTGATCGGCGAACAGGCAGGAAACTCTATTAAACTGTTGGCCTTCGACCGGGAGGAACACCACACTCGCGCCATGCTGGACGGACAAATCCATGATGTGCGGGAAGTAGCGGAAGTTTTAGGCAATGTGAAGTCCCGCCTGGAAGACCGTGTCGGACCTTTAAAAAAAGTGGCGGTGGCCGCCGCCGGGCGGGCCCTGTGCACCCTTCAAGTCACCTCCGAAATGGATACCTCCACCCGAGGCACATTGACGCCGGAAGACGAACGGTCCCTTGAACTTGCCGCAATTCAACTTGCCCAGCAGCAACTAGCCACCTCTAATGCCGTAATCGATCCGGCGAGCTACTACTGTGTTGGCTATAGCGTAGTCAGTTTCACGCTGGATGACATCCGGTTAAAAAGCCTGGTGGGCCAGCGGGGAAAGCTGGCGACAATTGAAGCTATTGCCACCTTTTTGCCCCGTCAGGTTATTAATTCACTCCAGTCAGCCATTGAAGCGGTAGACCTGGAGATGGACACGATGACCCTTGAACCAATTGCCGCTATCAATGTGCTTATTCCCGCCACCATGCGGCATCTGAATCTGGCTTTGGTAGATGTAGGCGCGGGAACTTCCGACGTAGCCATAACCAGGAACGGCTCGGTAGTTGGTTACGGTATGGTGCCGTTTGCCGGTGACGAGATCACGGAAGCTATTTCCCAAAAATATCTTTTAGATTTTAACGTATCGGAAACTCTTAAGCGGCAACTTAGCGGCAAAAACAAAAAGGTAAGCTTTACCGACGTACTCGGTGTCAGTCATAAGCTTCCGGCCAAGGATATTGTCGACTCCATAACGCAAAGAATTGGTGAGTTGGCCCAAGCCATCGCAACGGAAATTTTGACATTAAATTCTACCTCGCCGCAGGCTGTTTTATTAGTCGGCGGCGGCGCGCTCACACCTCTGTTACCGGAAGCCCTGTCCCAGGCCCTGGATGTTCCTGCAGCCAAAGTGGCCATCCGTCGTCCCGATTCCATCAACGACATCATTGATATTCCAGCGGAATTATGTACGCCGGATGCGGTTACTCCCCTTGGAATACTGAAACTGGCCGGCGGAGATACCCTAAACTTTGTCAATGTTACAGTAAATGACCGGACGCTCCGTCTATTTAACCTAAGTCTGCTGACGGTATCCGACGCTCTCCTGTCAGCCGGCATCGATATCAAAGCCCTGCGCGGCCGCCCCGGTATGGGCATCACGGTAACAGTAAACGGGCAAACCCAGTTTATTCCCGGCAGCTACGGTAAACCGGGCCAGGTTCTGTTAAACGGTGAAGAGGCCAAACTCGCCGACCCCCTGCACGATACCGACGTTATCTTAGTCACCCCCGGTACAAACGGCGCATCACCGGCGCCGGTTCTTAACAAAATTGCCCCTATCCCGGAACCTCTGGTTATTACGCTAAACGGCAAATCCTATTCCTTGCCGCCTGCCATTACTGTCAATGGAAAATCCGCGGCTGCCGACACTATCCTTGCAGACAGGGATCAGGTTATAATCAACCAATCTTCCACCCTGGCAGAAGTGTTAAGCCATCTGGGTCTCAGTACCGAACCAGCCCAATTTTCCTATAGCGTGAACAGAACCGAAAGAAACTTCAGCGTCCGGCCAAAATACGCCATTAACGGACATACCGTCAATCTCAGCAGCAAAGTAGCCAACAATGATTCCCTAGACTACATTCCCCTGCCGACGCCAACAATCGGCGAAGTGCTGGAACTGGCGGCAGCAGAGACCGATGAGTCTATCACCGTTGCCGTGAATGGCGCCGGCTGCCAGGTGCCTGTTCGCCGCCATAGCGTACAGGTAAACGGCAAGCCCGCTTCCCTCACCCATCCCGCCCCCAACGGCTGCGTGATTGATTACAATTCTATATCCAATTTCCATCCCATTGTCAGTGATGCACTGCTGGCAGCTGATTTTAATCCCCGCACATTGTCCCCAAGCAGCCGGGTTGCGATATTGCTAAATGGCCATCCTACCGAATACACGGCGGTTATCAAAAACGGCGACTCGATCACCATACAGGTCAGCAACCCTAAATAA
- the hemA gene encoding glutamyl-tRNA reductase, which produces MQLVVLGLNHRTAPVEIRECFSFSEEQVKTALKHLHEYDDIRECVILSTCNRTEMYAVVEDADDALPVMQEFLDRMAPGVLAVTEYDYLFYYQEDECIRHLFRVSASLDSLVMGEGQILSQVKKAYAIARGVGTTSTVLNTLFNKAIAVGKKVRTATRIAYNAVSVSYAAVELAKKAFGDLSASNILILGAGEMSELTARYLVASGVKTVFVSNRNFDRAARLAANFNGVAVPFEDFMKCAVEADIVVTSTGAPHYIISAWDVAHLMPKRRGRPIIFIDIAVPRDVEPEVAAIAGSTLYNIDDLEAVVESNLKSREQEARAAEAIIDEEMAELVQKFRYLSYRPTLARLTDKGEAIRRREMKRALTKLPDITFDEKRVIENMAKMIVRKLLRDPIIRMNEAAGTDKEQYYLDAIRKLFKLDSTLNVARDMDMLEDHRGEGVSLDKEKACHRYARQ; this is translated from the coding sequence ATGCAGTTAGTAGTACTGGGATTAAACCATAGGACGGCGCCGGTGGAAATACGGGAATGTTTTTCTTTTTCCGAAGAGCAGGTTAAGACGGCATTAAAACACTTGCACGAATATGACGACATCCGGGAATGTGTGATCCTGTCCACATGCAACCGTACGGAAATGTACGCCGTTGTTGAAGACGCCGATGACGCCCTGCCGGTGATGCAGGAGTTTTTGGATCGTATGGCTCCGGGGGTGCTGGCGGTGACTGAATACGATTATTTGTTTTACTACCAGGAAGACGAGTGTATTCGGCACCTGTTCCGGGTAAGCGCCAGTCTGGATTCTTTGGTTATGGGGGAAGGGCAAATCCTGAGCCAAGTTAAGAAAGCCTATGCAATTGCCCGCGGGGTCGGAACCACCAGTACCGTGCTTAATACCCTTTTCAACAAGGCCATAGCCGTGGGGAAAAAAGTTCGCACCGCTACCCGTATTGCCTATAATGCCGTTTCGGTAAGCTACGCCGCGGTGGAACTGGCGAAGAAAGCCTTCGGTGATTTATCGGCATCCAACATACTAATCCTGGGCGCAGGGGAAATGAGTGAACTCACCGCCAGGTACCTGGTAGCCAGCGGCGTAAAAACCGTATTCGTTTCCAACCGGAATTTTGACCGGGCGGCAAGACTGGCGGCGAACTTCAATGGGGTGGCGGTCCCTTTTGAAGATTTTATGAAATGTGCCGTTGAGGCGGATATCGTGGTTACCTCCACCGGCGCACCCCACTACATTATTAGTGCCTGGGACGTGGCGCATCTTATGCCGAAGCGGCGGGGACGCCCGATCATTTTTATAGATATCGCCGTTCCCCGGGATGTGGAGCCGGAAGTGGCGGCTATTGCCGGTTCCACTTTATATAATATTGACGATCTGGAAGCGGTGGTGGAATCCAACCTGAAAAGCAGGGAACAAGAGGCTCGGGCAGCCGAAGCCATTATTGACGAAGAAATGGCAGAACTCGTGCAAAAGTTTCGCTACTTGTCTTATCGCCCGACGCTGGCCCGATTAACCGACAAGGGGGAAGCAATCCGCCGGCGGGAGATGAAGCGAGCGTTGACCAAGCTGCCTGATATTACTTTTGACGAAAAGCGGGTCATTGAAAACATGGCCAAAATGATTGTCCGCAAACTCTTGCGCGACCCGATTATCCGTATGAACGAGGCGGCCGGAACAGATAAGGAACAGTACTACCTAGACGCAATTCGTAAGCTCTTTAAGCTTGACAGCACTCTCAACGTTGCCAGAGATATGGACATGCTTGAGGACCATAGAGGAGAGGGAGTAAGTCTTGACAAAGAAAAAGCTTGTCATCGGTACGCGCGGCAGTAA
- the hemL gene encoding glutamate-1-semialdehyde 2,1-aminomutase, with translation MAFKLDKSAMAFAEAKRYIPGGVNSPVRSFRGVGGTPPFIAKALGSRLYDIDGNEYIDYVGSWGPMILGHAHPEVTGELAEAINKGTSYGAPTLLETELARLVTEAFPSMELVRMVNSGTEATMSALRLARAYTKRNKIVKFAGCYHGHHDSLLVKAGSGATTLGVPDSPGVPDSIAGHTITVEYNDINALAAVFERYGEDIAAVIIEPVPGNMGLILPQPEYLAKVSSLTESYGTLLIFDEVMSGFRVAYGGAQELYGITPDLTCLGKVIGGGLPVGAYGGAKDIMELVAPAGPVYQAGTLSGNPLAMTAGIATLRLISEVPDFYEKIGAKTAALCAGIQAQAQAFGFSFQFHQVGSMFCTFFTDQPVYDYISAKRSDVAAFNIFFHAMLEQGVYLGPSQFEAAFMSDAHTGADIDATIAASGKAFAKVAEFYRKNKH, from the coding sequence ATGGCGTTTAAGTTGGATAAGTCGGCAATGGCATTTGCCGAAGCCAAACGGTATATACCCGGGGGGGTCAACAGCCCAGTGCGGTCATTCCGGGGAGTGGGCGGCACACCTCCTTTTATTGCCAAAGCGCTCGGCAGCAGGCTCTATGATATTGACGGTAACGAGTACATAGACTATGTAGGTTCTTGGGGGCCGATGATTTTAGGCCACGCCCATCCGGAAGTAACCGGAGAACTGGCGGAGGCTATTAACAAGGGAACCAGCTATGGCGCTCCCACACTGCTCGAAACCGAATTGGCCCGTTTAGTTACGGAGGCCTTCCCGTCTATGGAATTGGTGCGGATGGTCAACTCGGGAACAGAGGCTACTATGAGTGCGTTGAGATTGGCCCGGGCTTATACCAAACGGAATAAGATCGTCAAATTTGCCGGCTGTTACCACGGCCACCATGACAGTCTGCTGGTGAAAGCCGGTTCCGGTGCTACCACCCTGGGAGTTCCTGATAGTCCGGGAGTGCCGGATAGTATTGCCGGCCATACCATTACCGTAGAGTACAACGATATAAACGCCCTGGCGGCTGTTTTCGAAAGATATGGGGAAGATATCGCGGCGGTAATTATTGAACCCGTACCGGGCAATATGGGTCTTATTCTGCCGCAACCGGAATATCTGGCCAAAGTCAGTTCCTTAACCGAAAGTTACGGCACACTCTTAATTTTTGATGAAGTAATGTCCGGTTTCCGGGTAGCTTACGGCGGGGCGCAGGAACTCTATGGCATTACACCGGACTTAACCTGTTTGGGGAAAGTTATTGGCGGTGGTCTGCCGGTGGGAGCTTATGGCGGGGCCAAGGATATAATGGAGCTTGTTGCTCCGGCCGGACCGGTGTATCAGGCCGGGACCCTGAGCGGCAATCCGCTGGCGATGACCGCCGGCATTGCCACCTTGCGGCTGATTTCTGAGGTTCCTGATTTCTACGAAAAAATAGGGGCCAAAACAGCAGCCTTGTGTGCCGGAATTCAGGCTCAAGCCCAAGCCTTCGGCTTCAGCTTCCAGTTTCACCAGGTCGGGTCTATGTTCTGTACTTTCTTTACCGACCAGCCGGTGTATGACTATATTAGCGCCAAGCGTTCCGACGTGGCGGCCTTCAATATATTCTTCCACGCCATGCTGGAACAGGGGGTCTACCTGGGGCCTTCCCAATTTGAAGCCGCGTTTATGTCTGACGCCCATACCGGGGCGGATATTGACGCCACTATTGCCGCCAGCGGTAAGGCATTTGCCAAAGTTGCGGAGTTTTACCGGAAAAACAAACATTGA
- the hemB gene encoding porphobilinogen synthase — MTDLIYRPRRLRASDGIRAMVRETVLTRENLVFPLFVVPGKNIKNEIKALPGNYHLSPDMAVEGAKEAYDLGIPAILVFGMPEYKDDQGTSAWDLSSPVQQAVRLIKAALPEFVVITDVCLCQYTDHGHCGLLRNNKIDNDMSLPPLAQVALSHAKAGADMVAPSDMMDGRVRAIRHMLDENDYTDIAIMSYSVKYASGYYGPFREAVNSAPQFGDRRTYQMDPANAREALQEASLDLEEGADIIIVKPALAYLDIIRQVKDEFTVPVAAYNVSGEYAMVKAAALQGLIDEERVVMETLLGIKRAGADIIITYHALEAARWLKR, encoded by the coding sequence ATGACCGATCTCATATACCGTCCGAGGCGCCTGCGGGCTTCGGACGGCATTCGCGCCATGGTGCGGGAAACGGTGCTGACGCGGGAGAATCTGGTTTTTCCTTTGTTTGTCGTACCGGGGAAAAACATAAAGAATGAGATTAAAGCCCTGCCCGGAAACTATCATTTGTCGCCGGATATGGCGGTCGAAGGGGCTAAAGAAGCCTATGATCTGGGCATTCCGGCCATCTTGGTGTTTGGCATGCCGGAATATAAGGACGATCAAGGCACCAGCGCCTGGGATTTAAGCAGCCCGGTGCAGCAGGCTGTCCGGCTGATAAAAGCCGCCTTGCCGGAATTTGTTGTCATCACCGATGTCTGTCTGTGCCAGTATACTGATCATGGTCACTGCGGTCTGCTCAGAAATAATAAAATTGACAATGATATGAGTTTGCCGCCGCTAGCCCAGGTTGCCCTCAGCCATGCCAAGGCCGGCGCCGACATGGTGGCTCCTTCCGACATGATGGACGGAAGGGTTCGGGCTATTCGCCATATGCTGGACGAGAATGATTATACCGATATAGCCATCATGTCTTATTCCGTGAAATATGCTTCCGGCTATTACGGCCCTTTCCGGGAGGCAGTGAATTCCGCTCCTCAGTTCGGCGACCGCCGCACTTACCAGATGGACCCGGCCAATGCCCGCGAAGCGCTGCAGGAGGCCAGCCTTGATCTGGAAGAGGGAGCGGATATTATTATTGTCAAACCGGCCCTGGCCTATCTTGATATCATCCGTCAGGTAAAGGACGAGTTCACCGTGCCGGTAGCAGCTTACAATGTGAGCGGGGAATACGCCATGGTAAAAGCCGCCGCTCTGCAAGGGCTGATTGACGAAGAACGGGTAGTTATGGAAACCCTTTTGGGAATAAAACGGGCTGGCGCCGACATCATTATTACTTATCATGCCCTTGAAGCCGCCCGCTGGCTTAAGAGATAA
- a CDS encoding GGDEF domain-containing protein encodes MQANKEIRSSLPWDCGPAYAQMLLRIISVIFAFFPAIYAVAIHEAGWFTTAFLAAAYIAYNSWLSWRRILPQVKELWIDLSLVAGMTLLDAVFVNILYHLVLARMVLRVGRQGAWKVTIVVAAVFLAASVIGRPALSIAAVFPILYNIIGFATLSFTAIFAWRVMDKQTKNEGRIAELVHQSDRHYRLALTDELTGLYNYRAYQERTPALEEYILIMLDIDHFKKLNDCYGHSFGNDVLKTIGDIIHRGIRDEDMAFRYGGEEFAVILPNANLVLGLKIAERLRERVESWEFYYDKCTKVPLTISVGLSLKKSGITGQEAFRQADIALYRAKRQGRNNVQCYQAWDDLSERTLNQA; translated from the coding sequence ATGCAGGCTAATAAAGAAATTCGCTCTTCCCTGCCGTGGGATTGCGGCCCGGCGTATGCACAAATGCTGCTCCGGATTATTAGTGTCATATTTGCTTTTTTCCCGGCGATATACGCAGTGGCAATTCATGAAGCCGGCTGGTTTACGACAGCCTTTTTGGCGGCTGCCTATATTGCCTATAACTCCTGGCTGTCCTGGCGCAGGATTCTTCCCCAAGTCAAAGAACTATGGATTGATTTGTCTTTGGTGGCGGGAATGACCTTATTGGACGCCGTTTTTGTTAACATTCTTTATCATCTGGTGCTGGCCCGTATGGTGCTCAGGGTGGGCAGGCAGGGAGCATGGAAGGTTACTATTGTCGTGGCGGCGGTTTTTCTGGCAGCGTCTGTTATCGGGCGTCCGGCCCTCTCAATAGCTGCAGTCTTTCCTATCTTGTATAATATTATCGGGTTCGCCACGCTGTCTTTTACGGCAATTTTTGCCTGGCGGGTAATGGACAAACAAACAAAGAATGAAGGGCGGATCGCCGAACTTGTCCATCAGAGCGACCGGCATTACCGCCTGGCGCTGACAGACGAATTGACAGGGCTGTATAACTATAGAGCTTATCAGGAGAGGACGCCGGCGCTTGAAGAATACATCCTTATCATGCTTGATATCGATCATTTTAAGAAGTTAAACGACTGCTATGGTCACTCCTTTGGCAACGATGTGCTGAAAACAATAGGTGATATTATTCATAGGGGCATTAGGGATGAAGACATGGCGTTCCGCTACGGCGGTGAGGAGTTTGCCGTAATATTGCCGAATGCCAATTTGGTTCTTGGGCTTAAGATCGCTGAACGTCTCCGGGAACGGGTGGAATCCTGGGAGTTCTATTATGATAAATGTACTAAAGTACCGTTAACAATCAGTGTCGGCCTGTCTCTGAAAAAATCCGGCATTACCGGCCAGGAAGCATTCCGTCAGGCGGATATCGCTCTCTACCGGGCCAAACGGCAAGGGCGTAACAACGTTCAGTGCTATCAGGCCTGGGATGATCTATCAGAGCGCACACTAAATCAAGCGTAG